One window from the genome of Hyperolius riggenbachi isolate aHypRig1 chromosome 6, aHypRig1.pri, whole genome shotgun sequence encodes:
- the LOC137521698 gene encoding uncharacterized protein isoform X3 has translation MDDVLKSEIAIVVLDKEEGVLFEDFSGLFHQVHGYQLKLSNYGYTSLKALLDDMKDLVELQNVNGQQLIKYRHPPEHNVISPDTDVSFQEEFPNLLQTFSSLWTPFQPPAVNSTANHNLCSQEPAHSICANAATGNSLNTTQKPASLNTSTILQPVHLNNLLFSEDKITYALKEFPLGLKVDKFRKLIISTHGVDLQEYGKEWGYTDMQSLLKQIPGIVFIKENVVIASAYCDAGKPIPLQPKQARFSEKTIADFLKNYPSGLKVAKLSQFIRSTYKTDLHLYSQTMGYANILTMLQKIPGVTVGKDDVVFASDFYKKCKSHLVQPPKNVQQAANNQAKKKIVNVVKNSDPSTSTGHFSTSKLSTVTKNAANLSTSSRTNTANASRPGPASGANVPSSNISKRNYAATTINGGITAAPFATSVTSQNVILQPVHQIPQTIQPGISYAAALAGNQRRNQLNQNAHQQPVNINLHRAPDPAVTQPKIKAEPRNQFSSSIIRENLQNLLKSYVHGLSIFQLQKLYLLKFQQPLVRKGLPVKQLLMEMRDLAKVQGVGVQMQVFPAFTATSTEISTCSDFMPQRTPLMLKDGRRKLELQAVSPGTCAEHIQQGTPVTLTFCSSHSGHQDTKPAGSHMPGSSSGDNTHMQALSHNQQFIQTHVQNDIHGKNSTYPTSKTSTLFPSNKNMIEPPYHSGAGQSISQAEWPALPQKFTILKEIKESAVSSRQSHVNKQDDKLGLKQETAQSPQLQGQDATAVTSHLQPCHDFPKTNGRSVHVQDMTPALNYIGPMPHLDFIFVREDTGFSFVPRETNVDMGKKFNEMIKTDSPSPSQQEAPSSKPIYAGKTVSATAPSQQDMAKSQMANRCEPTGSSGLQLPYIVFNSQAKNQMETQCSLTEKRPSELLARKHESQVPPSGMQKNEAVQPPANMKALSTSSTSQLKQEKMDFMPTSGQTIPPKQKKSKSQMGNRCEITGSPELQLPNKVSNSQAKNQMETQCSHTEKRTLESLARKHESQVTSSGMQKNEVVQPSADTKGLSTSSTSHLQQKKTDFMTTSGQTAPQKKKKSKPQMGNRCEMTECPELQLPNKVSNSKAKKQMESQCSHTEKKPLGSLAAKSEGQVSPSGMQTNEVVLSSAKTKALSTSSTPHLLQKKTDFIPTSGQTAPPKQKKSKSQMGNRCEPAASSGLPLPNKESNSQVRNQIETPCSHTEKRPSDSLARKHESQVPPSGMQKNEVVQPSAKTKGLSTSSTSHLQQNTPDFMPTSGQITPPKQEISKSQIGNRSEITGSPELQLPNKVSNSQVKNQMETQCSHTEKRPSESLAAKSEGQVSPSGMQANKIVQSSAKMKGSSTSHFLQNKTTSGQTTPPKQEISMSQIGNRCEPDGSPELQLPNKESNFQTKNQMETHCSHTETSPSEALGKKHESQAPPSGMQKNETVQPSPKIKGLSSTPHLQQKKTDVMPTSGQTTPPKQTSTCCFDWQKLVTRK, from the exons TTAACAGCACAGCTAACCACAACTTGTGTTCTCAAGAACCAGCGCATAGCATATGTGCCAACGCCGCAACGGGCAACAGCCTCAATACAACTCAGAAGCCAGCTTCTCTCAACACTTCTACTATACTTCAGCCTGTACATCTTAACAACCTCTTATTTTCTGAAGACAAAATTACTTATGCCTTGAAAGAGTTTCCTTTAGGTCTAAAGGTTGATAAGTTTAGGAAACTCATCATTTCGACTCACGGTGTTGATTTGCAGGAATATGGAAAAGAGTGGGGATATACTGATATGCAAAGCCTTCTGAAACAGATACCAGGCATCGTATTTATCAAGGAAAATGTAGTAATTGCTTCAGCATACTGTGATGCCGGTAAACCGATTCCTTTACAACCAAAACAAGCCAGGTTCTCAGAGAAAACAATTGCtgattttttgaaaaattatccTTCAGGATTGAAGGTTGCAAAGCTGAGCCAATTCATAAGAAGTACATATAAAACTGACCTGCATTTATATAGCCAAACGATGGGCTATGCAAATATATTGACCATGCTGCAGAAGATCCCTGGAGTTACAGTTGGAAAAGATGATGTTGTATTTGCATCAGATTTTTATAAAAAGTGTAAGTCGCATCTTGTGCAACCACCAAAAAATGTACAACAAGCTGCAAATAACCAAGCAAAAAAGAAAATAGTCAATGTAGTAAAAAATTCTGATCCTTCCACTAGCACAGGACATTTCAGCACCTCGAAGTTATCAACGGTGACCAAGAATGCTGCAAACTTGTCCACATCCAGCAGAACTAATACAGCCAATGCCTCAAGGCCTGGCCCTGCAAGTGGAGCAAATGTTCCATCTTCAAACATTTCAAAAAGAAATTATGCTGCTACTACAATAAATGGTGGAATTACTGCTGCCCCTTTTGCGACCTCTGTGACTAGTCAAAATGTAATATTGCAGCCTGTGCACCAAATCCCACAGACTATACAACCAGGTATCTCCTACGCTGCAGCCCTTGCAGGTAACCAAAGGAGGAATCAATTAAATCAAAACGCACATCAGCAGCCAGTAAATATCAACCTGCATAGAGCTCCCGACCCTGCAGTGACACAGCCTAAAATCAAAGCAGAGCCTAGAAACCAGTTCTCAAGTTCCATAATTAGAGAAAATCTTCAAAATCTATTGAAATCCTATGTCCATGGACTATCCATCTTCCAGCTGCAAAAGTTATACCTCTTGAAGTTCCAGCAGCCATTAGTCCGCAAGGGTTTGCCGGTGAAACAGCTCTTGATGGAAATGAGGGATCTGGCAAAGGTACAAGGAGTAGGCGTTCAAATGCAGGTGTTTCCCGCATTTACTGCTACATCTACTGAAATAAGCACCTGCAGTG atttcatgCCGCAAAGAACTCCTTTAATGCTTAAAGACGGGAGAAGAAAGCTTGAATTGCAAGCTGTAAGTCCAGGAACTTGTGCAGAGCACATACAACAAGGTACACCAGTGACTCTAACCTTCTGCTCTTCCCATTCTGGACACCAAGACACCAAACCAGCAGGAAGTCACATGCCAGGCTCTTCTTCAGGGGACAATACTCATATGCAGGCCCTTTCACACAACCAACAGTTTATTCAGACCCATGTCCAAAATGACATTCATGGAAAAAATAGTACATATCCAACAAGCAAGACATCTACATTGTTCCCTTCAAACAAAAATATGATTGAGCCACCTTATCACTCTGGAGCTGGACAGAGCATTAGCCAAGCAGAATGGCCTGCTCTCCCGCAGAAGTTTACAATTTTAAAAGAGATCAAAGAAAGTGCTGTGAGCTCTAGGCAATCGCATGTAAATAAGCAAGATGATAAGCTTGGTCTCAAGCAGGAAACCGCTCAGTCTCCACAGCTTCAGGGACAAGATGCCACTGCTGTGACTTCACATTTGCAACCATGTCACGACTTTCCCAAAACCAATGGCAGAAGTGTCCATGTACAGGATATGACTCCAGCTTTAAATTACATTGGTCCCATGCCCCATTTAGACTTCATATTTGTGAGGGAAGATACTGGCTTTTCATTTGTGCCACGGGAAACAAATGTAGATATGGGCAAAAAATTCAATGAAATGATTAAGACCGATTCGCCTTCTCCTTCACAACAAGAAGCACCGAGTTCTAAGCCCATTTATGCTGGGAAAACAGTGTCTGCAACAGCACCATCACAGCAGGATATGGCCAAGTCACAAATGGCAAATAGGTGTGAACCAACTGGGTCTTCAGGACTGCAGTTACCTTATATAGTGTTTAATTCCCAAGCCAAAAATCAAATGGAAACTCAATGTTCTCTCACAGAAAAGAGGCCTTCAGAGTTGCTAGCTAGGAAGCATGAGAGCCAAGTACCCCCTTCAGGAATGCAAAAAAACGAGGCTGTTCAGCCACCTGCAAATATGAAAGCATTGTCTACATCTTCTACATCACAATTGAAGCAGGAAAAGATGGACTTTATGCCTACCAGTGGTCAGACAATACCACCAAAGCAGAAAAAGTCCAAGTCACAAATGGGAAATCGGTGTGAAATAACTGGGTCTCCAGAATTACAGTTACCTAATAAGGTGTCTAATTCGCAAGCCAAAAATCAAATGGAAACTCAATGTTCTCATACAGAAAAGAGGACTTTAGAGTCACTAGCTAGGAAACATGAGAGCCAAGTAACCTCTTcaggaatgcaaaaaaatgaggtTGTTCAGCCATCTGCAGATACGAAAGGATTGTCTACATCTTCTACATCACACTTGCAGCAAAAAAAGACAGATTTTATGACTACCAGTGGTCAGACAGCAccacaaaagaagaaaaagtccAAGCCACAAATGGGAAATAGGTGTGAAATGACTGAGTGTCCAGAATTGCAGTTACCTAATAAGGTGTCTAATTCCAAAGCCAAAAAGCAAATGGAATCGCAATGTTCTCATACAGAAAAGAAGCCTTTAGGGTCACTAGCTGCGAAATCTGAGGGTCAAGTATCCCCATCAGGAATGCAAACAAATGAGGTTGTTCTGTCATCTGCAAAAACAAAAGCATTGTCAACATCTTCTACACCACACTTGCTGCAAAAAAAGACAGACTTTATACCTACCAGTGGTCAGACAGCACCACCAAAGCAGAAGAAGTCCAAGTCACAAATGGGAAATAGGTGTGAACCAGCTGCGTCTTCAGGATTGCCGTTACCTAATAAAGAGTCTAATTCGCAAGTCAGAAATCAAATTGAAACTCCATGTTCTCATACAGAAAAGAGGCCTTCAGATTCACTAGCTAGGAAACATGAGAGCCAAGTACCCCCATcaggaatgcaaaaaaatgaggtTGTTCAGCCATCTGCAAAAACGAAAGGATTGTCTACATCTTCTACATCACACTTGCAGCAAAACACCCCAGACTTTATGCCTACCAGTGGTCAGATAACACCACCAAAGCAGGAAATTTCCAAGTCACAAATAGGAAATAGGTCTGAAATAACTGGGTCTCCAGAATTGCAGTTGCCTAATAAGGTGTCTAATTCCCAAGTCAAAAATCAAATGGAAACTCAATGTTCTCATACAGAAAAGAGGCCTTCAGAGTCACTAGCTGCGAAATCTGAGGGTCAAGTATCCCCATCAGGAATGCAAGCAAATAAGATAGTTCAGTCTTCTGCAAAAATGAAAGGATCTTCTACATCACACTTTCTGCAAAATAAGACTACCAGTGGTCAGACAACACCACCAAAGCAGGAAATTTCCATGTCACAAATAGGAAATAGGTGTGAACCAGATGGGTCTCCAGAATTGCAGTTACCTAATAAAGAGTCTAATTTCCAAACCAAAAATCAAATGGAAACTCACTGTTCTCATACAGAAACGAGTCCTTCAGAGGCACTAGGTAAGAAACATGAGAGCCAAGCACCCCCTTcaggaatgcaaaaaaatgagacTGTTCAGCCGTCTCCAAAAATAAAAGGATTGTCTTCCACACCACACTTGCAGCAGAAAAAGACTGACGTTATGCCTACCAGTGGTCAGACAACACCGCCAAAGCAG